Part of the Verrucomicrobiales bacterium genome, GCAGCCAGCGAGCAATCGTCGTTTTTCCACTGCCGGTCGGCCCTTCAATCAATACCGGCGGAAGCCGAGTCTCGAGTCGTCGGTCGGCCTCCAGTATTCGATCCACCTGTTGCCGCAGGGCGCTCAAGGCGTCCCCGAAAAAGAAGCGGTCCGACCCATGGTCAGAATCTCGCTCCCGATGCTCCTCAACGCGCGCATTCTGCCGATTGCGACGCGTTCGTCCAAACACCAATCCTAGTTCACCTGGATCAAACGGCTTCACCAGGTAGTCGGCAGCGCCAAGCTTGATGGCCTCGACTGCGCCGGCTACCCCCCCTTGCGCCGTCATCACCACCGCACCCGTCGAGGTCGGAATCTTTCCCTCGCGCAACAGATCCAGCCCCGATCCGTCGGGTAGATTCACATCGAGCAGAACAAAATCAAAAGCCTGGCTGTCGAGAGCCGAGCGTGCGTCACGAACCGCCGAAACCGCCGTAGTGTCCAACCCCAAACGTTCCAGCTGCGCCCGGCAATGGCGCATAACCGAAGGGTCATCTTCTAGAATCAGTACACTGAGGCCGGTCAACATAAACGATGCGCGATAAGTTGTGTCGTGAATTAAAGTCCGCCAGGCCCATAGCCCTTCTTCGGCTTCCCGTCCGCGCCTAGCTTATCACAGCTCCAGAGCACGCCGCGAGTCACCAGGTCTAAATAAACGGGCTCCTGCATGGTGTGGTTGTAGTGTCCCACCGTGGTGCCGAACACTCGCGCCTTGCCATATTGGGAAACCCAGACACAGGTCTCGTCCTTCTTGGTCTCCGGGCTGTAACCCGTGCCGAGCGACACGGTACCAGGCCACACCTGGGCGATGTGATAAAGCTCCTCCTTTGGGGTCTGCCATTCGGTCGGAAATCCTTTCATGACCGGATGCTCCGGCGCCACATTCTTGAGGGTGTAGGCAAAGTGCGAGCCATGTCTATGCGATGTAACCCCCACAAATTTGAACCACTCGTTGGTCGGAGCGCGGTAGCAATGCATGGCGCAATGGATCACCACGGCCGGAACTCCTTTTCGGTGCTCGCTCACGATGCCCTCCAACCAAGCCGTGTCTTTTTCATCGGCAAAGCACTCGTTGTGAACCACCACGTCATAGCCTTTGGACCAGTTCTTCCCGGCATAGACCGGAGGACGCCCAGTGGTCCCTGTGCTTGGATCCTGGACAACCGTCCACTCCACATTCGCTCGGGCCGCAATTCCCTCGGCCAGGATTGACTTCTGCGCCGTGTAATCATGGCAGCAACCGCCGGTAATCAGAAGCCCCTTGAGGGGACGTGCAGGTTGCGCCGCTGGAACAGGTTGGCTCAGGAGAGCGATGAGGCCGACCACGAGAGTGAAATAAGTGCGAGATTGCATCCGTGAAGCCTCCCTCGGACCGGCGTCAGGCGCCAGTCTGAAATTGAGACAGTTCGCCCTAACCCTCCTCTGGATTTAGCAAACTACCCAGGACGAAATCTCGGACTATACCCCGTAGTTTCCCCGACTAGCCGGGTGGTAGCCGTTCCAATTGTTGGGATCCTCCATTCATAGGATGTTCAAGGCGAGCACAGAACACACTGAGCCCAGAGCAACGGACGCAAAGACATGAACTCGGAAAACAACATTCGACGCAGCACGGGGTCTGAACTGGACCTTAACTCGACGCTACGGATGGCTCACGAGCACATTCGGAGCAGTTCCCCTGCCCTCCCGGCTCAATCCTGCCCGAAGGTCCAAGTTCGTGAAACTCGCGCCTTGTTCTGGGAAGCCATGGCGGCGGATCTCCGCCAGCGCATGCCGATACTGATCGGCCTGTTTCTCTGCTGTGCTGCCAGTTATTTTCTAGCCAGCCGTTATATGGTGTGCACTGTCGTGATTCGTGGACGTAGTA contains:
- a CDS encoding ThuA domain-containing protein, with the protein product MQSRTYFTLVVGLIALLSQPVPAAQPARPLKGLLITGGCCHDYTAQKSILAEGIAARANVEWTVVQDPSTGTTGRPPVYAGKNWSKGYDVVVHNECFADEKDTAWLEGIVSEHRKGVPAVVIHCAMHCYRAPTNEWFKFVGVTSHRHGSHFAYTLKNVAPEHPVMKGFPTEWQTPKEELYHIAQVWPGTVSLGTGYSPETKKDETCVWVSQYGKARVFGTTVGHYNHTMQEPVYLDLVTRGVLWSCDKLGADGKPKKGYGPGGL